The nucleotide sequence GCGGCGTGCTTCTGCATCCGTGCCTTCTACGATGACTAAATACTCTTGTGGGAAAGAGCGATCGCTGTCTGCATTTATACTTACTGTCAGTCTGTCAGCGCAGTTTAAGGTTGAGATCGCACCACCACAAGCCAATCCAATTCCCGTACCGAATAAAGTCGCAGCTAAAGTTGTTCCTACCGTGCCAACAGCTAACGCTGGAGCAACTCCTGGGACCAGTAAAATACCAATACTTGCTAAACAACCACCAATCGCGCCGACTGTGCTACCGACAATCATGGCACAGGGCGATTTTCCTGTTTGTTCTGTTGCGAATGCGCCAGCTTGAGTTCTCTCAATTGCCGCTCTTAAATCTGCCAATAATTCGGCATCTTTACTGGCTACAGAAATATGACTAATAGGAAAACCCGCACAATATAGTTTGGCAAATGCTTGTTCTGCTTCCTGACGAGTTGTAAATGTACCAACGGTGCATCTATGTTTTACTAAAACCATCTGCTCCTCCTCTAAATCCGCTTTGTTCGATAGTTATTAACTGTTGTTTAGCCACCATCACTCAGTCATACAGGCAACATTACCAGTTGCACCTACTTAGAGTTAGGCTTATTTTTCGTTTTTATATCTTGCTAAAAACAACTTAGATCGAACAAAGTAGTCGAGAGAAGAATTGAAATATAATGATAAGCTTTATCGCTAATTTCTTTGAGATTTCAATCTTGAAGTTAAGATATATTAAGGTGTCCGAGCTACGATTGAAATTCAGTACAAATATTTAATTCCTCAAATTATTTCATGTATCAAAATTAAGGATAAAAATATTTCTTATGCAAAATGTCTGCGATCGCGTAGAAAGTCAAAAGTTGTAGGGGCGTGTTCACTGAAAATATTTGCCCTATTCAAAATTGTTTGATAAACCCGCCCGTACAGAAGTCAAAACTGACCGCTCCTCACTCCTCACTCCTCACTCCTCACTCCTCAATGACCATAAAAAAACTCCATTTATCACGGAGGACTTTGCCCTGAATAAATAGGAGTTGATGTATGTAGTTAAAGTTTGTAGTTAAAAAGTTTTTACTTGATGTAAAGCAGACAGAGTAGATTCAAATTATGCTTCTTCCTCCTTGCTTTCGCTACTACAACCAGGAGAAGCCTCATAGAGTGCGTCTAATTGGGCGCGGGCATCTTCAACATCAATGGACCGCATGACTAACAGCGGTTCTCCGATAGGGTTGCCAGCTGCGTCTAGTAATTCAGGGTGAGGTACGGAGCGATTTGAGATATAGGGAAGATTTCCTCTATTTTGCACGGGCGAGCGCGGTGCGGCAAACGTGCGATCGCGCTCGAAACTGAACATAATTAAGTTGCGAATTAGATTGCTTACAGCTATCAACGCTAGGATAGTAAAAGCAAGGATGTAAAGTAAGTGTAACATCGAGTTTTTTCTCCAAGCCAGCCAGTCTATACAGTTTTTTGCGAGTTTTTACGAACTTTTACCGCTTTGCTAAAGGCGTTGACCGTTATCTCTAGCATCACAGAATTTGCTTCGATAGACAATCCGTCTACTCAGAATATTTCAGTCAAGCATGTATGTTACAAGAAACACTTTATTTAAATAAAATTCTTTAAAATTCTACCTCTGGCTGTGTTGCCTGCTCCGACCGGAAGCGAATTGCCACTTTCCAACATTCTGTCACTAATTGATGCCAGGGTACGAGCGTTGCCATGTCAATGCCCACTTGTCCCCCAGTTGCCTGAAACATGAGCTGTGCTGTACTTACCTCCTGCTGGGCTTGCTTGACTCTTGCCAACAATTCAGATTGCTGTTGCGGTTCTAAAAATGAAACTTTCTCATTTTCTAAAAACGTTTGCGATCGCCCAAACCAATACTTAAAATCTTCAAGTAGCGGTTGGAGTAAGGTTTTTAACAACTCAGGTTCTGGCAAGTTTTGATTAAGCATGAATGAAAAGCAGATTACTAACCTACCACTAATATTAACTTAGTTCAAGATTCTTTACATTCTGTCATTAGAAGTAACTGGGAGCAGGGAGCAGGGACGAGCTGGGAGCTTCTGAGCAGGGAGCAGAGGGAGAAAGAGCAACTCCAACTACCAACTACCAATTACCACTCCCGACTCCTGACTCCTTACAATAGAAGGCAAACAGTATTGGTTTACAGTCTCATCAACATAGTTTTGTAATTAAAATGTCTAGTTCAGAATCCCATTGTCAACCCGAACAGCAGGAACAAGCACCGCAGGAAAAAATTTATCTCCCTCGCACCAGTGAATCAGAGACATTGCAGAAGATTCGCCACACTACCTCTCATGTCATGGCGATGGCGGTGCAAAAGTTATTTCCTAAAGCACAGGTGACTATTGGACCCTGGATTGAGAATGGATTTTACTACGATTTTGACAATCCCGAACCGTTTACAGAAAAAGATCTCAAAGCCATCCAGAAAGAGATGGTGAAGATTATCAATCGTAAATTGCCTGTCATTAGGGAAGAAGTCAGCCGCGAGGAAGCTGAACGGCGGATTCAGGCAATTAAAGAGCCGTACAAACTAGAAATCCTGGCAGATATTAAGCAGGAACCAATTACGATCTACCATTTGGGGGATGAATGGTGGGACTTGTGTGCTGGTCCCCATCTCACCAACACGGCAGAGTTGCAACCCAAAGCAATTGAGTTAGAAAGCGTTGCTGGGGCATACTGGCGCGGTGATGAAACCAAGGCGCAGCTACAACGAATTTACGGCACGGCTTGGGAATCAGAACAACAATTAGCTGAGTACAAGCGCCGCAAGGAAGAAGCCCTCAGACGCGACCATCGCCGGTTGGGTAAGGAACTAGGACTATTTATCTTTAGCGATGAGGTGGGACCGGGTTTACCCCTGTGGACTCCCAAAGGGA is from Scytonema millei VB511283 and encodes:
- a CDS encoding DUF2605 domain-containing protein, which produces MLNQNLPEPELLKTLLQPLLEDFKYWFGRSQTFLENEKVSFLEPQQQSELLARVKQAQQEVSTAQLMFQATGGQVGIDMATLVPWHQLVTECWKVAIRFRSEQATQPEVEF
- a CDS encoding DUF2973 domain-containing protein; protein product: MLHLLYILAFTILALIAVSNLIRNLIMFSFERDRTFAAPRSPVQNRGNLPYISNRSVPHPELLDAAGNPIGEPLLVMRSIDVEDARAQLDALYEASPGCSSESKEEEA